tggtgaagagaaggcCCTGTGGAGACCTTACTGCAGTCCTTCAGTAGTCAAAGGGTGCTTGTGAGAAAGATGAGGATAAACGTTTTATCAGGgtctgttgtgataggacaatggGTAGTGGTTTGAAACTagaagaaggtagatttaggctagatattaggaagacatttttttacagtgaggaaCAGTTTTTCCAGAGAGGTGAcaggtgctccatccctggaaaaaCATTGTGTCAGGTGGGGCTTTTAGCAACCTGCTCTAgttgaagatgcccctgctcaTTGGAAGTTGGAGTAGATGACCTCTAAATGTCCCTtttaacccaaactattctacggttctatgattctattctgtcTGCAGCAGTGGCAATAGGAGTTATTACTTAAATATAAATCTACAACTTTGGACACTTCCTGCAACCCATCCTACAAATATTCCCTCAGCACGCACAGCTGCTGAGTTAGGGTTGTTAGAGGGTACATCCATCTCTAACactttttaatagcttttccTGGAAGTACATTCCATGAACTTGTCTAATCCTATTCTCATATTGTTAACACTGTCTGCTATCACGGTATCTGTGAGAGTGAGGTGCAGAAGTTCAGTGCACACTGAGTGGACAACTGTTTCTCAGTGCTGTATAAAAGGTGCTCCTTGGAAGGAGTCAGCTCCAGGAAACAACAATGGTCTCTCCTGAAATGTCTTTCTTTGACTCaagttgcttgctttttttctgagtttgttCAGACTTACTTTAAAAATCTTCCTTCGCTGCCTCTACGTTTCCTTTCTCCAACTGAATACGTTTATATTACCTCACAGGTgacatctggttttgtttctagcACAAAAAGTTGTTGCtacttcaagattttttttgttcctttcctttttcaagtCCTCTTTTGACTCGTGTTTTCCACTAAAATACACGTATTACTAAcagcctgaaatattttaacttgCTTAGGGTTTTccatccttttttcccctttctccaaGTTTAAATAAAGTATACATGTATCCCTAGCACTACTTTTGATTGCTCTGTCTCTTGAGAATGGATGAGCCCACTAGAGACACTGACTGTTGAATTATCAGCCCTTGAAAgcttctcattttcattttaaattttacaCGACTTTGGTCTCACCCCTGCCATTCCAGGGATATCATTAATGAGAAGTGAGCGTGAGAACAGCTCACATCTTCCCTCTCCAGGAAATTAACATTGACTTCTTTCCCAGACGCACCAAGTAGAATTTAAACACTTTTCTTGTTTGCCATGGACATGGTGTGGCACGCATgctacagctgctgctgctgctacagcTGAGATCAGTACCAGAATGAACCAGGCAGGGGAATTGTTGCCTTAAAGCATTTTGTTATGATTTTTCATAACACTTCATAAACAATGACAGCATTCACTGAATGACCTCTTGTTCACTGCATTGTACCAAAATAGCGTCATAAACGAAACTGTATGTGTATGGGTCTTTTTCCAGGTAACCTCATTGCATATTTTTTGAATGTGCTGAACCATTTTCCTCTACATCACCGATGCCTAGAGTTGGCCATGTATTGTGAACATATGGATATGGCTCCAGGGGTCCTTTTGCTGATCCCTGAATAGCACAAACAGAGTGTGTTTGAGGATTTCGTATTGAAAACAAGCAGAGTCAAGATAAATCTGCTAGTTTGTGAGTGAACAATCCTAAAAAAGACATATTAATTCTGTGGAGAATTGTAAGGTCTCAGAGGCTGTTTTACATTAGTGCAACCTTTGAATGAATACTCAGCCATCAAAGAGCAATTATGTCTCTCTAAAACTGACTTTGACTAGTGCAGATTCTGTTTTCTCACTGTATCCCAGTTTTATCAAACAGCTGGTATATTCTCGATGACAGTCGCTTTTGCACATGGCAAATTCATCTCTTCTCAGGCTGTTCATATCCTCCTAAAGCATATGCCTAAACCAGGTAACATGAATCACAACTTAGAAGTGACAGTTGTTCTGCTACCACCAGAAGCTAGATAACTCATACAGTTATAGATGTTGGTTTTGTATCTAGCCAAAGTTGGGTCAGGTAGCTGTTACACAAACTGTCTGCTTTCAGTATCAGTTGTGACATTTCTGTAGTCTTGCTTTCGGTCAGTAGCATCATGTCTCTGGTCCTGCCTTGCAATCTAAGCAATACTGTCATTCAAAACCAGCTCAGGCCCTGGCACCCAGTTAAAGAGTGTACTTAAATACAAATATCCTGGGAACAGAAGGCACAGATCAACAAGACCCATTAAACATATATAATATCATATTTACTTCTTAGACTTCAGACATCAGTTAAGTGGTTAAGTAACTGTTTCATATTGTTTCACagatgcaaaatgaaaacatcatGTTCTAAGTGTTTTTTCAACCAAATTTGGAAATAAAGAGTCTCAGTTTCTGCAGACCTGTGGCCTAAGGCATTTACTATGGCACGTGTTACAGTCATTCCTGTCATGCTGTTATTAAGCTTTTTTCAGCATAAGATGCTATTTTCCACTAGCCTGGCAAGTGGACAACCAGATGTAGACGGTAAGTAAAATATTAAGTAACAGTTCATCCTATGCTAACCATGGCATGGTGCTCCATGTCTGAAATGAATTCTTGCCAGCTGAAGTACCGTGTGTGTTTATGTAGTCCTTGGTATAATTGACCCACTTCTGATCTAAAGCGTTTGAACATTACTATGCTAACTATTGTAtgctacatattttaaaatgagtccagagaagagcaacgaagctggtgaaggggctggagaacaggtcttacgaggagcggctgagagagctggggttgtttagcctggagaagaggaggctgaggggagacctcattgctctctataactacctgaaaggaggttgtagagaggagggtgctggcctcttctcccaagtgacaggggacaggacaagagggaatggcctcaagctccgccaggggagatttaggctggacattaggaaaaaattcttcacggaaagggtcattgggcactggaacaggctgcccagggaggtggttgagtgcccttccctggaggtgtttaaggcacgggtggacgaggtgctaaggggtatggtttagtgtttgataggaatggttggactcgatgatccggtgggtctcttccaacctggttattctatgattccatgattctatgattctatgattctatgacctggccagcagattgagggaggtgattctgcccttctgttcctctcgtgtgagacctcacctggagtattgtgtccagctctggaatcctcaacataagaagggtatggaacaGTTGGAATGGGTcgagaggagggctacaaggatgatcagaggactggggcacctcccacatgaggacagactgagagagttggggttgttcagcctggagaagagaagcctccaagatcttatagcagccttccagtacctgaagggggcctgcaagaaagccgAGAatggactgttcacaaaggcttgtagtaataggataatgggtataaactgtagagggacagatttaggttagacatagggaagaacttcttcaccatgagagtggtgaggcagtggaataagttgcccagggaagctgtggatctGCCACCCCTTatagtgttcaaggccaggttggatagggcgttgggcagcctgatccagtgggatgtccccgaccatggcaggggggttggagctagatgatctttaatgtcccttccaacctaaactattctatgattctgtgattctatgattctacaattctactaTTCTATGATCACAGATGTCTATTCCGAACTTGTTGTCAAGGCACTTTCTACATCCCATAGAGTGAAAGAGGAACCTATGTGAGGTGAAGTGTCCAAGACTGATAAAGTGAATCATGtaacattttgaaaactgtaGATAGGTATGTAAGAATCTCACTGTCATATTCAACAGAGCTCTGCAACCACCTGCTCCATGTAAGAACACAGCTCCTTGGGGAGCTATTGGGTATACAAGCCTTACTAAGAGTCAAATCCTTTGTGTACACAGTGGTGggccttctcttcctctgtgtAACTCTGTTGTAATTGCAGATGATCTCAGGTTACTTAATGTTCTGTGGATTACCAAGCATGATTCGAGTGTTATTCTATCCTGGGACAACAACCtgacaaaagaagaaactgagAAGTACACTGTGAAGTATATTTTGAGTTACAAATTCTTCAATACCACTTATGAAAGGGAAGTAAGTTGTTCAATTGTTATGCATAGTTTAAAGTGAAAGCATATATTGCATATATTCAGTAGATGACTTTGTATAATTTCTCTTTCAATACTTAGTACCATCTACCTTGATaaaattccttcttcctcctcttagGAAAGacttcaggagaagaaaaaattaatacGTCTTAAGTTGCATTCTGGTTTTAATGCTAAAGTTAAAACACAACTTTTtgcaaaagacacagaaaacgtAATTAAGGAGAGTGGCTGGACAAAATTTACTTACAAGGCACCTCCAGGTCAGCTATTTCCTATATGCGTTAAGACATTCAGCATTTGTAATAATGTTCTGTCTTACTTGGagataaataatttctgaaagctCATCATTAATTTATGCTAATTTTTTTGGTGTGGATTTGTTAAAATGACACATATCACCATGGAATattgcagaattattttctgtattagaCATGCTCACATTCAGTAAACTCCAGCTCTACTGAGAAAGATGTCAGAAGAACCCAATCACTCTCTCAATTTTCCCTTGCAACTCATGTCACTTGAAGATTGTCTTCTCTATCACCTGCTTTCAGTAAATCTTAAAAAAGCAGAGCTTTTCAGCTGCCACtctggatattttttctttgagttAGTAAGCCTTTTGGTGGCAGTAACAGATGTGCCTCTGAGTGTCATTGGCCAAAAAGCTGAAAGACTCATTTGTTCTCACTTACCACTTATTTGCACTTCCAGAAATAAGGCAATATAATGGGTTTGTAAAGGCAACCATCATGTTATTAGAAAATCTGTGTAAAATAAacatcattctttttttttcccctttctttgtTGCAGTATATATTCAGAATCTTTCATGCATCATATAtaacctttcttttttcaattGTACATGGTACATTAAATCAGAAGTTCCTGAAGATATACAGATCTTTTTTTCGTACAGGTAAGGTTCTTGTGCAAAATAAGTATGTAACCATATTTTTGTACCCAGGTTCTTGATTTACAAGACTCATATTTCCTTCTCACAGACatgtaggaaaatattttgaatgccAGCAATACATAAAAAgtacaagaaaggaaaacattggaTGTcatatgaaagaaatattttttcaaccatcaagaaaaatcaatttaaacATAACTGTAAGAGATCTAAGAAATAATTCAAGAGGACTGTCTTATTATAAATCTTTTACACCTCAGACTATAGGTAAGTGTTATCTTTTTGTCTATTAGGAAAAGTTCATTTATTGGTTATTTCACTGGtctgtaaagcaaagaaaggaaagagggaagtgTGACAAAGTCAGAATATTAACTCTAACCATATGCATTCATCCCTTTGGGAATTTTGCATGAAGATTGAACAAAATGGATTATTACTCaaagtattttgttatttttttcctctgatgcAATATCATGGTTTTTCTttaactgatattttaaaaaaattggtaGGCTAGTGTGAGAAAATGCAATTTGAAAAGCATTatagctttcttttctcaattTTTTATCTTCCGtaccttttccttcttattttatagtgctgaagaaaatgtgataaaaagaaatataaatagacACAAGTCTGATTGataactgaatttaaaatatgaatgtcTCAAACATTAGTAAGATTTCTGTTTACTTATGACACcattttccagttaaaaatactttgatGGTAATTTTTAATTGGTGACAGTTCTGAATAttcataaaaaaatcattttctttacttctgtAGGAAGTTTCAATTAATCTCATGGGTAAGAAATTCACCTGAGTTTTAGCACAGATTGAAAATTAGAATACCTTTCAGATATAAACACATTGATCATATTCCAGACCTGTAGCACGGGAATCTATCACAAGCGAAGATTtatcaaaaaaattattcaaattcATCAAAATTTATTCTGAGTTACATCTCATTTATTCTGTTATAATACATTAGAATTATTGGCTTAACCTGAAGATTTACACTGCAGTCAGAGCCAGCTACAAGAAAAATCTTCCATTTCAGCAAAATAGTACATATTCCAAATAAACaaattttcctgaaaagaaagaaaagcagtggggggggagggaggagcaTGAGTGAATCTGCAGGAAGACTATATTAAGTGTTTTCAGTCCAAAGTGGAAAATGCTCACTTCTAAACTGGCTGCCTGGGTCTGATTCCACCTGCAGTCTCCAGAGCAGAAAGCTGCCATAGTGCACTCAGGTTTAGGATCGAACGCTTCGCGCAACAGCAAATGATTTCATGTAGTGTTCAGAGGTGATGCCTGAATTTCTCTAGCTTGCCTGACAACCTCTTGAGGGCTCTCCCAGTCTCACCTTGGCAGTTTCACACTTTCTCCCACCCCTCTGCTGCTGATGATGCAACCTTTCCCCCCAGGCCTTCCCCAAGGAgcacagggctgtggggagcaggaATGAGCAGGAGGAATACGTAGGTGGGAGCAGGCTGTCCCTTCCCCgcttctctctccatccacTCGATCTCTTTCCTCCTGCTCAGAGAAGCCACCACCTCCTCTTTGCAGAGGCCAGACTGCAAGTAtttcttctctgaccttcttcccttcccattTTAGCTATTTTTAGCTATGTGCAGGGTGTGTGCCAGCTGGTTCAACCAACAGCTTCCTCTCCTGTCTCGATACCAGGAACAAACCCTGTTAGCTCACCTTGCCTCTAAATCCATTGCCAAGTCTTGATAGGGCACAGAAAAATCTAAGTGAGTGTGCAGGGAACATTACTCATAATAAGTAGTGGAATTACTTTTGCAAGGCTCCATCATTACCATGGCTGTCTTCTTCCAACAAAgcagttttacatttttgtttatgAGGCACCAAAAATGTCCCTGCAATCCAAGTGGCAATCCTCTAGTAATATGATGTACAGTCTGACAAAACAGAACTTATGCAGATGCTATGTTGCAGATAGTCAAAAAATAATTCAGCCCTTTGTGTGGGGACTGAAGgtattcacagatgacaggtgactaaatagtaaaaaaaaaattgtttcctcctctttccttctcttagTGTACTCAAAAAAGGGCAAGAAGCTCTGGGAATATATTTCAAGCtacagagactgaaaaaaaaaagctggtgcTTGCTCCTATCACCTTTCATTGCTCATTGTGTTCCTTCACCCTCAAAGGCAGGTGTGTTGGTCACTGTCAACAGCTTCAAGTACAGGCAGAAGTGAACAGTTTTACAAGCCCAATGTAACCCTGGGAGATGTGATTTTTGCTAACTTTATGGGATCATTACTCACAAAGAGGGGACTTCtcaaagaggggaaggaagaagaaaaacgAAAAAGGAAACCCCACTGTGACATATACGCCTGTGGAGAGACATAAAGACATGCAGCTACAGCTGCCAGAGCAAGCACAATGGTTTCATGGACCAGTAATGCTGTCActcacacccccacccccccacacccttttccattttttctctcCAACATCGCGTTGCAACTATATCGGCCCCAGACcactttgcccctgtccacagATACTTGCTGTGCAattctgcttctgctgggaGGGCTTTTTTTGAAGAGTTCCCCCTgcaatttttcctttcacagcaaTGCAACAGCACCTGGAGAGGGCTCAGCCTGCTCCAACATACACCTAGGACCAGTTCCCTAACTTTCATCTTGCTAGAAAGAAACTGTAGACTTGCATATCTAAACTAAAGGCAAAAATCTTGGGAACACCAATGTCCCTTGCTTCCAAATCTATATCCCATTtctcccagaaaaaaaccccattgcCATCACACCCCTTACACTTTGTGACAGGAGCAGAGTGGTGGAAAagatggttttgtttctttagttGAGCTGCCTAATCACATAGTTCTTCCTCTGTAGCAAGTGCTCACCAGCTGAATTACCAAAAAGGTAGAAAGATTTCTAAAGTGTATCTAGAAAACCTCATGTATCATATAAGACCCGCCAGGAGTTGGTATACTGTCAGTAACCCCTTAGTGAGAGAAGAAGTGGCATCCCACAAGACACAGTGAAAATAATCTGACATGTGAGGGAGCCTGTAGCAGCTCAGAGGTCTCCTTAGACACCCACTCAGACTCTGGAGGGTGAACTCAAGGGTCCTGCTCCTCCTGTCCACTCCTGCCATCTTCCCTGGAAAGgcaggtgaaaaagaaaaccccctCTCTTTGTTGTGAGACAGAAAAGGATGCCACTTGGTaagcagcatttttaaagaaaatgtatcaCTCACTGAACTCCTTATTTGTGCATGATAGACTTCAAAATAGTCAGCTCTGTATGTTAGAGACTAACACACTGCATTTGTTTATGTATCAGCATAAATATGACAAAGAGCACCAAGTACTAAAGGTCTCTCTGTACTCTTTGGTTTTCCAGAGAAACTGAACCCGCCAATCAATGtctctttttcccttgaaaatGGAAGTGTTAAAATTCGCTGGAAACCCCCACCTACTATTGGTTCTGCAAGTAGCAAATGCTTTTTGTATCAAGTGAAAATAACAGATAGTAAGGTAATAACTTTTTTGGTAATATACCTAATCTGCATAGCTTAACTTTTATAAAAACTAGGTAACCCTTGAATTTAGCAGAATTAAAAGTCAATCAAGCATTACAGAAATCCTAAACTCTTTCATGAAGAATCCacattttctcatctttctagtaaaaaatggaaaaaacaacaCATTTCATTAAGTTTATCATAGTCATGCTTGCATTGAGATGGACTGGTTGAGGATATTGACTTTTTTGTTGTAGAACAAGAAGCATtgctaagaagaaaattttaacagatattttgatagcattttaaagaaaaaattacacttTATTTGTGTTATTTCTACATGTATCACTAAAACAATCATACCTACTGTTTACATACgtaatacatatatttaaaaatctttcctgttATATCAGCAGCTTCTCTTAGTCTTACCAGGAAGAAATAGAACAATATAGCAGTTTAGATTATGCCATATTGAACCTGGTACTACCAGTGACATTTTTAAATTACctggaaataaaagctgaagCTTTTTCATACAGATTCTTCTTTTACAtctcaaagagaagaaagccaAGCACTTAATTCAGAATATAATAGGTATGAAATTCAGATATGTAGTGGAAGGTGACTTTTGTGAATCTTTGGTATTTTCATTCAAGCTGTCTTTgaagctgtgtttttctttaagaacgTAAAATTTAGATAACACACACACCTCAGACAGTGCACAGTACTCTAGCGATAAAAAGGTTCTCTAAGCTGGCTGCAAACTTTTAAGACACACTTAAAGACTGAAAGAACATATGACTAAATTAATGTGCATGCATTCTTTGATAGACATAGTAGAAAGAAGTGCAATGAGGTAGATATATTATTGATCACATAATGTTATCTTCACAAATTACAGCAGGATTTATTAAGTCAGATGCAGTGCTGATCATAGTGCCAGACAGCTTCCAGAACAGGGTTGACTCTTCTCACATTCCCTCATTGTGGCATGTGGAAAAGGAGCTCAGGTCTGTATATAGACACAATAAAGTTTCCCACTCCTCTTTGGGTTTTTCTGTCTAGCCACCTCTGCAAATAGTTATTGTCCTGTTAACCGTTCTCAAGTCTTCAAAAACCCTGTGAGAGACATCCAAGGATTTGCCCCGGCCATTCACAAAGTTCCTAATCACCAAAGGCTGCaagaagagggagaaagcaAGGTTCATGGTGGATCCTTGGTATCTGTTTAGACTTTTACTAAGGTCCTTCTGATCCCATTCTGTCCATGCATGCAGATTTCCTTCCTGTTTCAAGACTCACAGCAAGGGAGGTGGAAATAGGGAGCGCCAGGAGTAAGGTATCCCCTCCCACAATGGGACTGGGGTATGCCCAAGGTGAGCAGGGGGATGCTTCAATCCAGTACTCATGTGGCCACTGCAGCCTCTGTTTCCAGCTTCCTAAAATGTTCCACTCTCTGAAAGGAAATATCAAATACGTAACATAATCCCACATCCTTACTTAACTGGAATAGGTCTGTCTTAATTCCCCTGTCTTATACAGCTGTTCCTCTTCTTTGTACATATCTGCAGGATATAAATATaggagaggaaagcaaagaaaaaatcatttgaGCCTGGAAGGGAATAAACACCAACAATAGTAGAAAATCAcggattttttttcacatatagCATACAGAAGAGATGGAGctgaaataacaacaaaaaagacaCATGAGGGCATGAGATAAATGAGGGGGCTTTAAGGTAGATTTTAAGAGAATTAGTGTCAAagttagtaatttttttaaatggtagtTACCTAGCCAAAGGAGCAAAACGAGGAGACGTGTGTGTGTAAAGGTaaagaagaaaactgcagaagTATTGTAGGTGACACGGGAAGAAGAGGAATGGAACAAGCCTGAAATTCTGTTTCCTGGTTAAAGCAAGGTCTTAATATCTGTTGCAGATACTTAGTGAGTTGAGGTATTTGTGTCCCTAAGCAGTCTTGTAGGCATTTGTTGAAGGACATGTAAGAGTACACTGATAAAAATACATTAgcctatattttttta
This genomic window from Phaenicophaeus curvirostris isolate KB17595 chromosome 1, BPBGC_Pcur_1.0, whole genome shotgun sequence contains:
- the LOC138716789 gene encoding interleukin-5 receptor subunit alpha-like, with translation MARVTVIPVMLLLSFFQHKMLFSTSLASGQPDVDDDLRLLNVLWITKHDSSVILSWDNNLTKEETEKYTVKYILSYKFFNTTYEREERLQEKKKLIRLKLHSGFNAKVKTQLFAKDTENVIKESGWTKFTYKAPPVYIQNLSCIIYNLSFFNCTWYIKSEVPEDIQIFFSYRHVGKYFECQQYIKSTRKENIGCHMKEIFFQPSRKINLNITVRDLRNNSRGLSYYKSFTPQTIEKLNPPINVSFSLENGSVKIRWKPPPTIGSASSKCFLYQVKITDSKIVDVTAEKYEYPLPKPVKKCAAQVRVKKEVCIRNKIWSEWSEPVFIYDEKTVDIMLLSLISFCLLIFLGGLLIFTCARYRCLEVITMTVPHPSDNIKTWLTADETSHQKQMSMQMEMHSEVIMEILEENRDTNIQQKRYLKQSSLEDL